Proteins co-encoded in one Brassica rapa cultivar Chiifu-401-42 chromosome A02, CAAS_Brap_v3.01, whole genome shotgun sequence genomic window:
- the LOC103868266 gene encoding uncharacterized protein LOC103868266, which produces MTLDAKIILKFKGLGECITEDNNASEKDRYKAILIIRHHLTESLKDQYLTIENPLDLWTELTARYDHQRTVILPKVRYDWRNLRIHDDKSVDEYNSALFKIVSKLKLCGEDITDKNMLEKTFSTFHTSNVLLQQHYREKGFTTYANPISCLLLADKNNELLMRNSEMRPPV; this is translated from the coding sequence ATGACTCTTGATGCTAAGATCATCCTGAAATTCAAGGGACTCGGTGAATGTATCACCGAGGACAATAATGCTAGTGAGAAAGATAGATACAAAGCCATCTTGATCATTCGCCATCATCTAACTGAGAGTCTCAAAGATCAGTATCTGACCATTGAGAATCCATTAGACCTTTGGACAGAATTGACAGCAAGATATGATCACCAGAGAACAGTGATCTTACCAAAGGTTAGGTATGATTGGAGGAATCTCAGAATCCATGACGATAAGTCTGTGGATGAGTATAACTCAGCCCTATTTAAGATTGTTTCTAAATTGAAACTGTGTGGTGAGGATATAACGGATAAGAATATGCTTGAGAAAACCTTTTCCACCTTCCACACAAGCAATGTGTTGTTACAACAACACTACCGTGAGAAGGGCTTCACGACTTATGCTAATCCGATCTCTTGTCTATTGCTCGCTGATAAAAACAATGAATTGTTGATGAGAAACAGTGAAATGAGACCTCctgtgtga